GCGATAAAGCTGAATTAACAGTGTATGGCTGTACTACTGCAATTTTCATTCTTCTTCCTTAGTTACTTTTTTGCTTTTATCGATCTTTTTTAATTTTTTGATTAAATTATTCTCAACCTTTTCTACTGCCTTCTTTACTGCAACTATAGGATCCCAATCAGTTTCGCTTGCTATGAAATTGCCTTCCTTTGTACTTACCGTTACAGTGGTTTTGTATAAGGTCTTATCTTGGCTTTTTGCTGTTTCCTTAAACGATATCTTAAAGTCAATAATATCAGTCATTTTCTCTAATTTGCTTAAGTACCTTTCAATGACACCATCGATTTCTGCCTTAATTTCCTCCTTCTTTAATCCAGAAGTTAGTTTTGCTTCAATAGGCATTGTTAAATTATATTTTGATTCTAGCGACTTTATTATATCTATAGTACTAATAACTCCTTCAATGAAATCCCCTTCTAGTACTGGTGCACCAGAAATGTTCTTCTTCAAAAGCAATTCTGCAACCGTCTTTAAAGAGTCAGAACCCTTAACTGAAATTACTGGCGATGACATTATCTCCTTTATTGGCATTGCCATTATTCTCTCTTCTTCAGTTAGTATCGATGATCTCTTCTTTTCATTAATTGAGTACAATGCGTTAACAATGTCCCTAGAGCTCACTATTCCATCTAGTTTATTCTCTCTAGTGACAGGTAATCTGCTTATGTTATCCCTTATCATTAACCATCTAGCTCTTGCAACTGATTCTTCTGCATCTATTGCCAATGCGGGAGAAGACATGTATTCTCTTACTTTCTTATTATTATCAATTTGATTAGTATCTAAAATGTATTTAACAACGGACTCTCTAGTAATTATGCCTATAAGTTCCTTATTTTTATTAACTAATGGAATTGCTCTAGCTTTTGTAGTGTAAAACTTAGCTATAACTTTTGAAAAGTCATCCTTTTCGCATATTGTTACTGATGGTGAAGATAATGTGAGTATTTTAGC
This genomic interval from Acidianus sp. HS-5 contains the following:
- a CDS encoding CBS domain-containing protein encodes the protein MVDLEELYVEPQVVANPNDRLRDILPKMKEKNQWVVPVVLHKKVIGLLTYKDLLKRRVSLDAKILTLSSPSVTICEKDDFSKVIAKFYTTKARAIPLVNKNKELIGIITRESVVKYILDTNQIDNNKKVREYMSSPALAIDAEESVARARWLMIRDNISRLPVTRENKLDGIVSSRDIVNALYSINEKKRSSILTEEERIMAMPIKEIMSSPVISVKGSDSLKTVAELLLKKNISGAPVLEGDFIEGVISTIDIIKSLESKYNLTMPIEAKLTSGLKKEEIKAEIDGVIERYLSKLEKMTDIIDFKISFKETAKSQDKTLYKTTVTVSTKEGNFIASETDWDPIVAVKKAVEKVENNLIKKLKKIDKSKKVTKEEE